Proteins encoded together in one Paracidovorax wautersii window:
- a CDS encoding 3-oxoacid CoA-transferase subunit A, which produces MINKIAESVAQALAGVQDGATVLIGGFGTAGIPGELIDALIAHGARDLTVVNNNAGNGDTGLAALLKAGLVRKIICSFPRQVDSWVFDELYRSGKLELELVPQGNLAERMRAAGAGIGAFFCPTAYGTDLAKGKETREIDGKHYVLEYPIHGDVALIKAEKGDRWGNLTYRMSARNFGPVMATAAKRTIATVHEIVELGGLDPEAIVTPGIYVSQIVRIERTATQAAGFKKSA; this is translated from the coding sequence ATGATCAACAAGATTGCGGAATCGGTCGCCCAGGCGCTAGCAGGGGTGCAGGACGGCGCCACGGTGCTGATCGGCGGCTTCGGCACGGCCGGCATACCGGGCGAGCTCATCGACGCCCTGATCGCCCACGGTGCGCGCGACCTGACGGTGGTGAACAACAACGCCGGCAACGGCGACACGGGCCTGGCCGCGCTGCTCAAGGCCGGTCTGGTGCGCAAGATCATCTGCAGCTTTCCGCGCCAGGTGGACAGCTGGGTGTTCGACGAGCTGTACCGCAGCGGCAAGCTGGAGCTGGAACTGGTGCCCCAGGGCAACCTGGCCGAGCGCATGCGTGCTGCGGGCGCCGGCATCGGGGCCTTCTTCTGCCCCACGGCCTACGGCACCGACCTTGCCAAGGGCAAGGAAACGCGCGAGATCGACGGCAAGCACTACGTGCTGGAGTACCCCATCCATGGCGATGTGGCCCTCATCAAGGCCGAAAAGGGCGATCGCTGGGGCAACCTCACGTACCGCATGTCGGCCCGCAACTTCGGCCCGGTGATGGCGACGGCCGCCAAGCGCACCATCGCCACGGTGCACGAGATCGTCGAGCTGGGCGGGCTGGACCCCGAGGCCATCGTCACCCCCGGCATCTACGTGAGCCAGATCGTGCGCATCGAGCGCACCGCCACCCAGGCGGCCGGCTTCAAGAAATCGGCATGA
- a CDS encoding IclR family transcriptional regulator C-terminal domain-containing protein, protein MSDTPLETSDNPRPGDSYVQSFARGLEVIRSFNAQAPQQTLSEVAAATGLTRAGARRILLTLQTLGYVESDGRLFCLTPRILDLGFAYLSSMPIWDLAEPVMEALVDQVHESCSAAVLDGLDIVYVLRVHTHKIMSTNLGVGSRLPAFWTSLGRTLLAALPEDELRQRLQTAPRVPHTQNTVLDDEALLARIAQARQQGWCLVNQELEEGLISIAAPLKNRAGHTVAALNISGQANRTSAEMMQERLLPALLQASQAISRTLGTRRR, encoded by the coding sequence ATGAGTGACACCCCCCTGGAGACTAGTGATAACCCTAGGCCCGGCGACAGCTATGTGCAGTCGTTCGCGCGGGGGCTGGAGGTCATCCGCTCGTTCAACGCCCAGGCGCCGCAGCAGACGCTGAGCGAGGTGGCGGCCGCCACGGGCCTGACCCGCGCAGGCGCGCGGCGCATCCTGCTCACGCTGCAGACGCTGGGCTATGTGGAGAGCGACGGCCGGCTGTTCTGCCTGACGCCGCGCATCCTCGACCTGGGTTTTGCCTATCTCTCGTCCATGCCCATCTGGGACCTGGCCGAGCCGGTGATGGAGGCGCTGGTGGACCAGGTGCACGAGTCCTGCTCGGCCGCCGTGCTCGACGGGCTGGACATCGTCTATGTGCTGCGCGTGCACACACACAAGATCATGAGCACCAACCTGGGCGTGGGCTCGCGCCTGCCCGCGTTCTGGACATCGCTGGGCCGCACGCTGCTGGCCGCCCTGCCCGAGGACGAACTGCGCCAGCGCCTGCAAACCGCCCCGCGCGTGCCCCACACGCAGAACACCGTTCTGGACGACGAAGCGCTGCTCGCGCGCATCGCCCAGGCGCGCCAGCAGGGCTGGTGCCTGGTGAACCAGGAGCTGGAGGAAGGCCTGATCTCCATCGCCGCGCCGCTCAAGAACCGCGCGGGCCACACGGTGGCGGCGCTCAACATCAGCGGGCAGGCCAACCGCACCAGCGCGGAGATGATGCAGGAGCGCCTGCTGCCCGCCCTGCTGCAGGCCTCGCAGGCCATCTCGCGCACGCTGGGCACGCGGCGGCGCTGA
- a CDS encoding DUF2145 domain-containing protein: MSPWRRAAAALVWCAACAIGAPAQAGGWPDVCRTTTPLTAADQDRLLRLSAVLRQTLEDSGAPAVLISRAGLDLSRFGIRYSHAAIAWRSERGEWSARQLYYDCAAGQPRLYDQGLAGFVMGMDAPQRSYLSVAPLPGPAGQAVRDALLDAPRALRLLAARYSANAYAYGLDYQNCNQWVVELLATAWGALPDGPDLRARAQDWLRGAGYAPEPVHVDSHALMFAAGFVPLLHLRDHPEDDRYALRLRMSLPATVEAFVRQRLPQADRTELCLAGDGVVAHAGWAPLGDACRPGEGDRLLPLP; this comes from the coding sequence ATGAGCCCCTGGCGGCGCGCCGCCGCCGCGCTGGTGTGGTGTGCGGCCTGCGCCATCGGGGCCCCTGCGCAGGCGGGAGGGTGGCCCGATGTCTGCCGCACCACCACGCCCCTGACCGCGGCCGACCAGGACCGGCTGCTGCGCCTGTCGGCCGTGCTGCGCCAGACCCTGGAGGACAGCGGCGCGCCCGCGGTGCTCATCAGCCGGGCGGGGTTGGATCTCTCGCGCTTCGGCATCCGCTACTCCCATGCCGCCATCGCCTGGCGCAGCGAGCGCGGCGAGTGGAGCGCCCGCCAGCTGTACTACGACTGCGCGGCCGGACAGCCCCGCTTGTATGACCAGGGCCTGGCCGGCTTCGTGATGGGGATGGACGCGCCGCAGCGCAGCTACCTGTCGGTCGCGCCGCTGCCCGGGCCCGCGGGCCAGGCCGTGCGCGACGCGCTGCTCGACGCCCCGCGCGCCCTGCGCCTGCTGGCCGCGCGCTACAGCGCCAACGCCTATGCCTACGGGCTGGACTACCAGAACTGCAACCAGTGGGTGGTGGAACTGCTGGCCACCGCGTGGGGCGCGTTGCCCGACGGCCCCGACCTGCGCGCCCGCGCCCAGGACTGGCTGCGCGGCGCTGGCTATGCGCCCGAGCCGGTGCACGTGGATTCACATGCGCTCATGTTCGCCGCCGGCTTCGTGCCGCTGCTGCACCTGCGCGACCACCCCGAGGACGACCGCTATGCCCTGCGGCTGCGCATGAGCTTGCCCGCCACGGTAGAGGCCTTCGTGCGCCAGCGCCTGCCGCAGGCCGATCGCACCGAACTGTGCCTGGCCGGCGATGGCGTGGTGGCGCACGCGGGATGGGCGCCGCTGGGCGACGCCTGCCGCCCCGGCGAGGGCGACCGGCTTCTGCCATTGCCCTGA
- a CDS encoding DUF1841 family protein — protein MFNPSQADVRRFFCAVYAKSRAGQPMEAIETLASLWIDEHPEYHADLSDVDAALARNYDDPPGQTNPFLHLSMHLSISEQCSIDQPRGIRQAVELLAARLDSLKDAHHAAMECLGQMLWESQRAGRPPDGDAYIACVQRRATRD, from the coding sequence ATGTTCAATCCGTCCCAAGCCGACGTACGGCGCTTCTTCTGCGCCGTCTATGCCAAGTCCCGCGCCGGCCAGCCGATGGAGGCCATCGAAACCCTGGCAAGCCTCTGGATCGACGAACACCCCGAATACCACGCCGACCTGTCGGACGTCGACGCCGCCCTGGCCCGCAACTACGACGATCCGCCCGGCCAGACCAACCCCTTCCTGCACCTGTCGATGCACCTGTCGATCAGCGAGCAGTGCAGCATTGACCAGCCGCGCGGCATCCGCCAGGCGGTCGAGCTGCTGGCCGCGCGCCTGGATTCGCTCAAGGACGCCCACCACGCCGCCATGGAATGCCTGGGCCAGATGCTCTGGGAAAGCCAACGCGCCGGGCGCCCGCCCGACGGCGACGCCTACATCGCCTGCGTGCAGCGCCGCGCCACGCGGGACTGA
- a CDS encoding EAL domain-containing protein, which yields MPGRPPGACALMRYRLQIPLRIAIGVPVALLFAATVALLTLAQHRQIDQLIDQESARLIDAITTTSRNRLAAFLEPPFQIQRTLADAIARHGLYQPGDLQAVQDHLRGIFTDLYGDHAQIGLLGFGGRDGDYAAIRRDEGRFRLILKDRHTQDVTRIYGNATPTQDAIKVHGYDPRARPWYVQAQHRGESVWSPIYTTVGERGDVIVSANTPVFVQGVFIGVAQAEVRLDSLNRFLRQEPLRGHGHIFVVDGAGRLVAHSEPGSVLGARRGPQAEYERLMASDSPSPQVRAAAQHLGEAGGDEAKDFRLALEGAVYYGRVSHFGDPRGLDWRIVVLLPESDLLGETRQSMRRSTFASVGIALLGLLLGLWVLQRVVRAIQLTTDAANRLARGEWESGLPLRSALREPSVLIQAFNQMAERLQHSFRQLQEQLLTDQLTQLLTRRGLLERAAWTEPRRAALSLVGLDAFRAVNDSVGFGTGDRLLQAIAERMRERMPQPVLIARLGSDEFALLHLDMEGVSDEAIGRAVLGLFATPFTAGADEVLLNASVGVVSGEMRGDELTDWLRNASIALGDAKRRGRNQCVVFEAGMVAQSVERARLASELRQALEKHQFLVHYQPVIHLATGRVTGAEALLRWNSPARGMVPPGVFIPVAEESDLILALGDWVLRHATQAIAQRLPQLPADFELHVNVSARQLIQSDFPLRLRQLLQACGLPAQQLTLELTESVLIEDDALTQSRLAAIRALGVKVAIDDFGTGYASLAYMSRLPFDCLKVDQSFVRKLLDSPQDAAIVAAVLSMAEGFGVQVVAEGVETEAQARRLRAMGCAAAQGYCFGRPVPLELLDVSDRQIPPEA from the coding sequence GTGCCCGGCCGCCCGCCCGGCGCCTGCGCGTTGATGCGCTACCGCCTGCAGATCCCCCTGCGCATCGCCATCGGCGTACCGGTGGCGCTGCTGTTCGCGGCCACGGTGGCGCTGCTCACGCTGGCGCAGCACCGGCAGATCGACCAGTTGATCGACCAGGAGAGCGCACGCCTCATCGACGCCATCACCACCACCTCGCGCAACCGGCTGGCGGCCTTCCTGGAGCCGCCGTTCCAGATCCAGCGCACGCTGGCCGACGCCATCGCGCGCCACGGCCTCTACCAGCCGGGCGACCTGCAGGCGGTGCAGGACCACCTGCGCGGCATCTTCACCGACCTGTACGGCGACCACGCGCAGATCGGTCTGCTGGGCTTCGGCGGCCGCGACGGCGACTATGCGGCCATCCGGCGCGATGAAGGCCGTTTTCGCCTCATCCTCAAGGACCGCCATACGCAGGACGTCACCCGCATCTACGGGAACGCCACGCCCACGCAGGATGCGATCAAGGTGCACGGCTACGACCCGCGCGCCCGCCCCTGGTACGTGCAAGCCCAGCACCGCGGCGAATCCGTCTGGTCGCCCATCTACACCACGGTGGGAGAGCGCGGCGACGTGATCGTGTCGGCCAACACGCCCGTGTTCGTGCAGGGTGTGTTCATCGGCGTGGCACAGGCCGAGGTGCGGCTGGACAGCCTCAATCGCTTCCTGCGCCAGGAGCCGCTGCGCGGCCATGGCCACATCTTCGTGGTGGATGGCGCGGGGCGGCTGGTGGCCCATTCCGAGCCGGGCTCCGTCCTGGGCGCCCGCCGCGGCCCGCAGGCCGAGTACGAACGGCTGATGGCGTCGGACAGCCCCAGCCCGCAGGTCCGCGCCGCCGCACAGCACCTGGGCGAGGCCGGCGGAGACGAGGCGAAGGATTTCCGCCTGGCACTGGAGGGCGCCGTCTACTACGGCCGGGTCTCGCACTTCGGCGACCCGCGCGGCCTGGACTGGCGCATCGTGGTGCTGCTGCCCGAATCGGACCTGCTGGGCGAGACGCGGCAGTCGATGCGCCGTTCCACCTTCGCCTCTGTCGGCATCGCCTTGCTGGGCCTGCTGCTCGGGCTGTGGGTGCTGCAGCGCGTGGTGCGCGCCATCCAGCTCACCACCGACGCCGCCAACCGGCTGGCGCGCGGCGAATGGGAGTCGGGCCTGCCGCTGCGCAGCGCATTGCGCGAGCCCTCGGTGCTGATCCAGGCGTTCAACCAGATGGCCGAGCGGCTGCAGCACTCGTTCCGGCAACTGCAGGAGCAACTGCTCACCGACCAGCTGACGCAGCTGCTCACCCGGCGCGGGCTGCTGGAGCGCGCGGCCTGGACAGAGCCGCGCCGCGCCGCGCTCAGCCTGGTCGGGCTGGACGCCTTCCGCGCCGTCAACGACAGCGTAGGGTTCGGCACCGGTGACCGGTTGCTGCAGGCCATTGCCGAGCGCATGCGCGAACGCATGCCCCAGCCGGTGCTGATCGCCCGGCTGGGCAGCGACGAGTTCGCGCTGCTGCACCTGGACATGGAAGGCGTGTCCGACGAGGCCATCGGCCGGGCGGTGCTGGGCCTGTTCGCCACGCCCTTCACCGCCGGCGCCGACGAGGTGCTGCTCAATGCCTCGGTCGGCGTGGTCAGCGGCGAGATGCGCGGCGACGAGCTGACCGACTGGCTGCGCAACGCCAGCATCGCACTGGGCGACGCCAAGCGCCGCGGACGCAACCAGTGCGTGGTGTTCGAAGCCGGCATGGTGGCGCAGTCGGTGGAGCGGGCGCGCCTGGCCTCTGAGCTACGGCAGGCGCTGGAGAAGCACCAGTTCCTGGTGCACTACCAGCCCGTCATCCACCTGGCCACCGGCCGCGTGACCGGCGCCGAGGCCCTGCTGCGCTGGAACAGCCCGGCCCGCGGCATGGTGCCGCCCGGGGTGTTCATTCCCGTAGCAGAAGAGTCCGACCTCATCCTGGCGCTGGGCGACTGGGTGCTGCGCCATGCCACGCAGGCCATCGCGCAGCGGCTGCCCCAGCTGCCCGCGGACTTCGAGCTGCACGTCAACGTCTCGGCCCGCCAGCTGATCCAGTCCGACTTTCCGCTGCGCCTGCGGCAGTTGCTCCAGGCGTGCGGGCTGCCCGCGCAGCAGCTGACGCTGGAGCTGACCGAGTCGGTGCTGATCGAAGACGACGCCCTGACGCAATCGCGCCTGGCGGCCATCCGGGCGCTCGGCGTCAAGGTGGCCATCGACGACTTCGGCACCGGCTACGCCTCGCTGGCGTATATGAGCCGGCTGCCTTTCGACTGCCTGAAGGTGGACCAGAGCTTCGTGCGCAAGCTGCTCGACTCGCCCCAGGACGCCGCCATCGTGGCCGCCGTGCTCAGCATGGCCGAAGGCTTCGGCGTGCAGGTGGTGGCCGAGGGCGTGGAGACGGAAGCCCAGGCGCGCCGGCTGCGCGCCATGGGCTGCGCCGCCGCCCAGGGCTACTGCTTCGGCCGGCCGGTACCGCTCGAACTGCTGGACGTATCGGACCGCCAGATTCCGCCCGAAGCCTGA
- a CDS encoding c-type cytochrome: MNRTLTTIFGLTVACATGFAGAQEVKGDAQAGEKKVAMCIGCHGIPGYQASFPEVHKVPMISGQGGKYIAAALDAYKKGDRKHPTMRGIADSLSEQDIADVSAYYEAHGKKAGELPAQPSRQPSAQVQALLQKGACVSCHGANFAKPIDPSYPKIAGQHSDYLYVALKSYKTEKNQNVGRSNAVMAGIAKQFTNAELKALAGYIGSLDGDLQVVPQPRFR, from the coding sequence ATGAACAGAACACTGACCACGATATTCGGGCTGACTGTCGCTTGTGCGACCGGTTTCGCGGGGGCCCAGGAAGTCAAGGGCGACGCACAGGCCGGTGAGAAAAAGGTCGCGATGTGCATCGGCTGCCACGGCATCCCGGGCTACCAGGCGAGCTTCCCCGAGGTGCACAAGGTGCCCATGATCTCGGGCCAGGGCGGCAAGTACATCGCCGCCGCGCTGGACGCCTACAAGAAGGGCGACCGCAAGCATCCCACCATGCGCGGCATCGCCGACTCGCTGTCCGAGCAGGACATCGCCGATGTCTCCGCCTATTACGAAGCCCACGGCAAGAAGGCCGGCGAGCTGCCCGCTCAGCCGTCGCGCCAGCCCAGCGCACAGGTCCAGGCGCTGCTGCAGAAGGGCGCCTGCGTGTCCTGCCACGGCGCCAACTTCGCCAAGCCCATCGACCCGTCGTACCCCAAGATCGCCGGCCAGCATTCGGACTACCTGTACGTGGCGCTCAAGTCGTACAAGACCGAGAAGAACCAGAACGTGGGCCGCTCCAACGCGGTCATGGCCGGCATCGCCAAGCAGTTCACCAATGCCGAGCTGAAGGCGCTGGCGGGCTACATCGGCTCGCTGGACGGCGACCTGCAGGTGGTGCCGCAGCCGCGCTTCCGCTGA
- a CDS encoding MoxR family ATPase produces MKFQGSENYVATQDLMLAVNAAITLQRPLLVKGEPGTGKTMLAEEVAAGLGMPLLQWHIKSTTKAQQGLYEYDAVSRLRDSQLGDADSSERVKDIRNYIVQGVLWQAFTADQPVALLIDEIDKADIEFPNDLLREIDRMEFYCYETRELIRAKHRPLVFITSNNEKELPDAFLRRCFFHYIKFPEAETMKKIVDVHFPTLKSELLTVAMKTFYDVRNLPGLKKKPSTSELIDWLKLLVAEDIPLQALQSADNKVAIPPLVGALLKNEQDVSLFEKLVFMNQRNR; encoded by the coding sequence ATGAAATTCCAAGGTTCCGAGAATTACGTCGCCACCCAAGACCTGATGCTGGCCGTGAATGCGGCCATTACATTGCAACGGCCGCTGCTCGTCAAAGGCGAGCCCGGTACCGGCAAGACGATGCTGGCCGAAGAGGTCGCGGCCGGCTTGGGCATGCCGCTGCTGCAGTGGCACATCAAGTCCACCACCAAGGCGCAGCAGGGCCTGTATGAATACGACGCCGTGAGCCGGCTGCGCGACAGCCAATTGGGCGACGCGGACAGCAGCGAGCGCGTCAAGGACATCCGCAACTACATCGTGCAGGGCGTGCTGTGGCAGGCCTTCACCGCCGACCAGCCCGTGGCGCTGCTGATCGACGAGATCGACAAGGCCGACATCGAATTCCCGAACGATCTGCTGCGCGAGATCGACCGCATGGAGTTCTACTGCTACGAGACGCGCGAGCTGATCCGCGCCAAGCACCGGCCGCTGGTGTTCATCACCTCCAACAACGAGAAGGAGCTGCCGGACGCCTTCCTGCGCCGCTGCTTCTTCCACTACATCAAGTTCCCCGAAGCCGAGACGATGAAGAAGATCGTCGACGTGCACTTCCCCACCCTCAAGAGCGAGCTGCTCACGGTGGCGATGAAGACCTTCTACGACGTGCGCAATCTGCCCGGCCTGAAGAAGAAGCCGTCCACCAGCGAGCTGATCGACTGGCTCAAGCTGCTGGTGGCCGAGGACATTCCGCTGCAAGCGCTGCAGAGTGCCGACAACAAGGTCGCGATCCCGCCGCTGGTGGGCGCCCTGCTCAAGAACGAACAGGATGTGAGCCTGTTCGAGAAGCTGGTGTTCATGAACCAGAGGAACCGCTGA
- a CDS encoding GNAT family protein — protein sequence MAFVEPVTLQDRGIRLEPLALSHEPGLAAAAADGELWKLRITSVPEPQDTRAYIETALEGRAQGHRFAFAVVEEATGQVIGTSSYHDIVPAVKRVEIGYTWYAKRVQRTHVNTTAKLLLLTHAFDTLGCHVVGWRTDNYNFASQRAIERLGAKKDGVLRGHAPRRDGTIRDTVMYSMRSGEWPEARAHLLYLLKRHALT from the coding sequence ATGGCATTCGTTGAACCCGTGACCCTGCAGGACCGCGGCATCCGCCTGGAGCCGCTGGCTCTGTCCCATGAACCCGGCCTGGCCGCGGCAGCTGCCGACGGCGAGCTGTGGAAGCTGCGCATCACCTCGGTGCCCGAGCCCCAAGACACACGCGCCTACATCGAAACGGCCCTGGAGGGCCGCGCCCAAGGCCACCGCTTCGCGTTTGCCGTTGTGGAAGAAGCCACCGGCCAGGTCATCGGCACCAGCAGCTACCACGACATCGTGCCGGCCGTGAAGCGCGTGGAGATCGGCTACACCTGGTACGCCAAGCGCGTGCAACGCACGCACGTGAACACCACCGCCAAGCTGTTGCTGCTGACCCATGCCTTCGATACGCTGGGCTGCCACGTGGTGGGCTGGCGCACCGACAACTACAACTTCGCCTCACAACGCGCCATCGAGCGCCTGGGCGCGAAGAAGGACGGCGTGCTGCGCGGCCACGCGCCGCGCCGCGACGGCACCATCCGCGACACGGTGATGTACAGCATGCGCAGCGGCGAGTGGCCCGAGGCCCGCGCCCATCTGCTATACCTTTTGAAGCGGCATGCGCTTACTTAA
- a CDS encoding VWA domain-containing protein, producing the protein MLIDFFYTMRAAKLPVSVKEYLTLLEALQAGVVGPKSDDGWSIDDFYHLARTVLVKDEKHFDKFDRAFGAYFKGVEMVADFRQEVPADWLRKVLERELTPEQKAAIAKMDWDELMETLKKRLEEQKERHEGGSKWIGTGGTSPFGHGGYNPQGVRIGGAGKNKSAVKVWDQRAYKDYDDQQELGTRNIKVALRRLRRFAREGHELELDLPDTIRSTAANAGYLDIKMVPERHNNVKVLLLMDVGGTMDEHIQRVEELFSAVKTEFKHLEFYYFHNCVYDFMWKNNRRRFAEKFPTWDIIRKYNKDYKLIFVGDATMSPYEILQPGGSVEYNNEEAGAEWLQRLTHAFPKFAWINPEPQGVWQYRQSISIIQQLMGQRMYPLSLKGLEETMRLLSK; encoded by the coding sequence ATGCTGATCGACTTTTTCTACACGATGCGCGCGGCCAAGCTGCCGGTGTCGGTGAAGGAATACCTGACGCTGCTCGAGGCGCTGCAGGCCGGCGTGGTCGGCCCGAAATCCGACGACGGCTGGAGCATCGACGACTTCTACCACCTCGCCCGTACCGTGCTGGTCAAGGACGAGAAGCACTTCGACAAGTTCGACCGCGCCTTCGGCGCCTACTTCAAGGGCGTGGAGATGGTGGCCGACTTCCGCCAGGAAGTGCCCGCCGACTGGCTGCGCAAGGTGCTGGAGCGCGAGCTGACGCCCGAGCAGAAGGCCGCCATCGCCAAGATGGACTGGGACGAGCTGATGGAGACGCTCAAGAAGCGCCTGGAAGAGCAGAAGGAGCGCCACGAGGGCGGCAGCAAGTGGATCGGCACGGGCGGCACCAGCCCCTTTGGCCACGGCGGCTACAACCCGCAGGGCGTGCGCATCGGTGGCGCGGGCAAGAACAAGAGCGCCGTGAAGGTGTGGGACCAGCGCGCCTACAAGGACTACGACGACCAGCAGGAGCTGGGCACGCGCAACATCAAGGTGGCGCTGCGCCGGCTGCGCAGGTTCGCGCGCGAGGGGCATGAGCTGGAACTGGACCTGCCCGACACCATCCGCAGCACGGCGGCCAATGCCGGCTACCTCGACATCAAGATGGTGCCCGAGCGGCACAACAACGTGAAGGTGCTGCTGCTGATGGACGTGGGCGGCACCATGGACGAGCACATCCAGCGGGTGGAAGAACTCTTCAGCGCCGTGAAGACGGAATTCAAGCACCTGGAGTTCTATTACTTCCACAACTGCGTGTACGACTTCATGTGGAAGAACAACCGGCGCCGCTTCGCGGAGAAGTTCCCGACCTGGGACATCATCCGCAAGTACAACAAGGACTACAAGCTGATCTTCGTGGGCGATGCGACCATGAGCCCCTACGAGATCCTGCAGCCCGGCGGCAGCGTGGAATACAACAACGAGGAAGCCGGTGCCGAGTGGCTGCAGCGGCTCACGCATGCCTTCCCTAAGTTCGCGTGGATCAATCCCGAACCCCAGGGCGTGTGGCAGTACCGCCAGAGCATCAGCATCATCCAGCAGCTCATGGGCCAGCGCATGTACCCGTTGTCCCTGAAGGGGCTCGAAGAGACCATGCGGCTGCTGTCCAAGTAG
- a CDS encoding BamA/TamA family outer membrane protein yields the protein MPARWPALLLLCGLLALQGCSLLPGSRDKSTEEAATAETDGTLQTDAGPASGPDAFTLEVKAPDAIREHLSRHMELQRFRKLPDLQATELSRLLGAADANARDLLGTLGYFSPTITIEMRDVQEADRPPHTITVTVEPGPQTKVASADIRFTGDTAEAPEFARRKARIQRDWSLQPGQPFTQSGWDGAKSQGLRQLQATRYPTASIANSRAEIDADANQAKLDVTYAPGPPYRFGALRVQGSTRYDPDGARRIARLPEGADYSESQLLDAQQRLASSGYYDAVFLTIDTQAGVDPQAAPVIAQVREAPLQKAVFGVGISTDSGPRLSLDHIHNRLPGIGWRAVSKLSVDRKNKLASTEWTALPGENGWRWFTGAQLQRETTGSYEVNSTQLRGGRNKSTDHIDRSYFLQYDTSANQGTDPPPSSAAISANYGWTGRYFNNNTAPTRGYGIAAEVGVGTTLRPERDPFVRTRLRWQSFIATGRVDMGEGIRRSSRVALRAEGGAVFARDGADIPANLLFITGGDTTVRGYGYRKIGARTDNDTLYGGRYLAVASAEWQRPITLRGNRTDFESAVFIDAGAVADKPGDLEPRVGVGAGLRWASPVGPLQADVAYGVKSQEVRLHLRLGFSF from the coding sequence GTGCCGGCCCGCTGGCCGGCGCTGCTGCTCCTCTGCGGCCTGCTCGCCCTGCAGGGTTGCAGCCTGCTCCCCGGCTCCCGTGACAAAAGCACCGAAGAAGCTGCGACAGCGGAAACCGACGGCACCCTGCAGACCGATGCCGGCCCGGCCAGCGGCCCGGACGCCTTCACGCTCGAAGTGAAAGCGCCCGACGCCATCCGCGAGCACCTCAGCCGCCACATGGAGCTGCAGCGCTTTCGCAAGCTGCCCGACCTGCAGGCCACCGAGCTCTCCCGCCTCCTGGGCGCGGCCGACGCCAATGCGCGCGACCTGCTCGGCACGCTGGGCTACTTCAGCCCCACCATCACCATCGAGATGCGCGACGTGCAGGAGGCAGACCGCCCACCGCACACCATCACCGTGACCGTGGAGCCCGGGCCGCAGACCAAGGTCGCCAGTGCCGACATCCGCTTCACCGGCGATACGGCCGAGGCGCCGGAGTTCGCGCGCCGCAAGGCCCGCATCCAGCGCGACTGGTCGCTGCAGCCCGGCCAGCCCTTCACGCAGTCGGGCTGGGACGGCGCCAAATCGCAGGGACTGCGCCAGCTGCAGGCCACGCGCTACCCCACGGCCAGCATCGCCAACAGCCGCGCCGAGATCGACGCCGACGCCAACCAGGCCAAGCTGGACGTGACCTACGCGCCCGGCCCGCCGTACCGCTTCGGCGCGCTGCGCGTGCAGGGCAGCACCCGCTACGACCCGGACGGCGCCCGCCGCATCGCCCGCCTGCCGGAAGGCGCCGACTACAGCGAGTCGCAGTTGCTCGACGCCCAGCAGCGCCTGGCCAGCAGCGGCTATTACGACGCGGTGTTCCTCACCATCGACACGCAGGCCGGCGTGGACCCGCAGGCTGCGCCGGTGATCGCCCAAGTGCGCGAGGCGCCGCTGCAGAAGGCCGTGTTCGGGGTCGGCATCTCCACCGACAGCGGCCCGCGCCTCAGCCTGGACCACATCCACAACCGCCTGCCGGGCATCGGCTGGCGCGCGGTGAGCAAGCTCTCGGTCGACCGCAAGAACAAGCTGGCCTCGACCGAATGGACGGCCCTGCCCGGCGAGAACGGCTGGCGCTGGTTCACCGGCGCGCAGCTGCAGCGCGAGACCACCGGCAGCTACGAGGTCAACAGCACCCAGCTGCGTGGCGGGCGCAACAAGAGCACCGACCACATCGACCGCAGCTATTTCCTGCAGTACGACACGTCGGCCAACCAGGGTACCGATCCGCCGCCCTCCAGTGCCGCCATCAGCGCCAACTACGGCTGGACGGGGCGCTACTTCAACAACAACACCGCCCCCACGCGCGGCTACGGCATTGCGGCCGAGGTGGGCGTGGGCACCACGCTGCGGCCCGAGCGCGATCCGTTCGTGCGCACCCGGCTGCGCTGGCAATCGTTCATCGCCACCGGCCGGGTGGACATGGGCGAAGGCATCCGGCGCAGCAGCCGCGTGGCGCTGCGCGCCGAAGGCGGCGCCGTGTTCGCCCGCGACGGCGCGGACATTCCGGCCAACCTGCTGTTCATCACCGGCGGCGACACCACCGTGCGCGGCTACGGCTATCGCAAGATCGGTGCACGCACCGACAACGACACGCTGTACGGCGGGCGCTACCTCGCGGTGGCCAGCGCCGAGTGGCAGCGTCCCATCACCCTGCGCGGCAACCGCACCGATTTCGAGAGCGCCGTGTTCATCGACGCCGGCGCGGTGGCCGACAAGCCGGGCGACCTGGAGCCCCGCGTGGGCGTGGGCGCCGGCCTGCGCTGGGCCAGCCCGGTCGGTCCGCTGCAGGCGGACGTGGCGTATGGCGTCAAGAGCCAGGAGGTGCGCCTGCACCTGCGCCTGGGCTTCAGCTTCTGA